AGTGTCACAGGCTTGTGCCGGGAGGAACACCGAAAAATCGAGGAGTGCGTGAAGATGGCTCATCGAGCAGGTCACAGTACCCAAGGCTAAGGGGTGGTGGGGACTCCAGTTCCTCCTCCCAGCCAGCTGTCACAGCTGGAAGAGAGGTGGTGAGCGGAATATTGATTAAGTGcgacacgcacacacgcacgcacacacgcatgcacacacgcacgcacacacgcacgcatacacGCAcgtacgcacgcacacacgcacgcatacacGCACGTACGCAcgtacgcacgcacgcacgcacgcacgcacgcacacacacacttcctgccTACTCCTGTGGTCTGTACCCGGGGCCCCTTCAGAACTGTGAAGACTGACCCCTCATATGTTCTTTCTTCCACTCAGGTCTGTTCCCAAATCACAGACCACGGCTTCCAGAAGGATGCTTACCAAAGGAAAAACCCAATCTCAACCGGTAAGAAGACATGCATACAATTAACCCAAGCATCCCGGGGCCTCTGGATCTCATTGCATTCTAGGGGAGCTTGTCCCATGGGTCTCACAGCAGCCCAAGGAGCTGGGGTATTGCTTGTCTGCTCCATTCCCAGCCAGCCCAAACACACACCTACTGTTCCTGCCATGGCTGTATTGTATGCTATTTGCCACCTTCCTGGCCcagctcttctctttctgtcctaGAGGGCCTTGACCCAGGGGCAGGGAAGCTGCTGGTTGGGCATTAGACTGTGTCAATCCCTGTTGGTACCACACAGAGCTGCTATGGGGAAGTCAGAGCACTTCTACAAACTTTGATGTCCCAGCCCTCTCTAGCTCTGGGGTCATTACAGGGCAGAGCAAGGCCTTAGCTGTGGGAGGACTGTCTGGGATAGGGTGACGTGTACAGTGTTGCATCAAAGCAGCCTGCATAGCCAGCCACCACCAGTGCACGCTCTGTAGTCATGCAGTTAACAGCCCACACAACTGCCATGCCATCGAGTTATCCTGAGAACAGATGCAAATCAGCCCTCCAGCACCAGCAGGTGGCTATGCAGGCCCCTCCTCAGTGAGAGCAGATTTTCACCTAACTCTCAGACAGCTGTCCTATTGCTGGTTCCTCTTTCCCTGACATCACTAACGGGCAGTTGGATCTATAATATCCCCTTGTTCAGCCAAGAGCTGGGTCTTTAGAATTGACTTTGCCGTTCTTATGCCGTGACCAGCAGCTCCTCTCACCTCCAGTGTGTCAGGCTGCCTCTGGTAATAGTGAGGAAGACACTGCAGGACTGAGGCAGAGCAAGACTCCCCAGCCCCAACCGACCGCGGCAGAGATCCCGGCCGGAGCCTAGGTGGAGGCTGGGAGACCTGGTTGCTAGGCAAAGAGGGCAGAGATAGGTAATATaggtgttgcggtaaatctcttgcccatggggaatccatagaataaagacacaagtcaataagtatcaaatgaatgccaggctccttcgcagcccctcccaggagtggagttaccatgacaacaagaagctagggctatccaccacatatAGGCATGCTTCTTTGTGCCTTGCCTCCCCCATCCCTAGATTCTGAGCCCAAGCTGAGAGGGCTAGGCTATCTGCCAGCAGCCCCAAGGAGCAGGGCATGCTCTGGTCGTTTGGGGTTGAGCCCACCCCCAACCCTGGCTTTTTAAGAGACAGCAGCAAGCCTGAGGACACAATCCATCCTGCCCTCAGGCCTTTGAAGCTAGGCCAGGCTCCCTCCCTTACATCCGGTGTCCTTCAGTGTGACACAGGATTGATGATGTGTAGGGGCTCTTGAGTTGCAAAAGGCCATCCTGGGGGAAGGGAAGTCCTGGCTCAGGAGGTACTTGATCTCTGTACAAGGGACACTACGATTACACCCAAAGGTCCCTAAGCTGCACTCAAGGGCCTAGGTCCGGCTCCCTCTCTGTGTCCTCAGTACCCTGGGACAGCACTGGCTTCTCCAGCAGAGAGGATAGTGcaccctctccttctctcctgtgCTTAGTACGTGTGTCCAGGCCAGACCCTGctcaggagagggagggaggggctggctTAGGAAAGCCTTGAGTTCTAGCCAGAGCTGAGGTATCCACAGAGCTCTTTGGATGCCCCCCAGCCTACCCCAGTTAGCTGGCTGCTCCGTGTGGCACAGAGGCAGCCAAGGCTTACTGAGGAGCAGAGGGTAGCTTTGGAGAGTCTGCTCAGCCGCGGTCTTTGAAGTCCTTGAGTCCTGGTAAGCACCCTGTTTCATGGGCCTGTTCATAAACCCcatcttcacctctccctctgGGGACTGGGAGAGGCCAGCAAAAGGGCCAGCTGGTGGTGAGGGAACTTATGCTGGACTAACCTGTTGTCCTAGAACAACTGACCATAGAAACAGCAGCCCCTGTGCAGGCGGTGCCCCAGTACAGGGTTGGTATCTCCAGCCAACTAAGGAAGGCCTCATCTTCCTACCTCCTGTGCCCGGCACTCATGGGTACAGGATGGACCTCCCGTAGCTTTCCCTCTGCATGAGGCTAACAGCTGAAGACCAAGGTCCAAAGGAGCGTGATGGAAAGGCGTGAATCAGCAATCCTTTGTCAGCCAGAAGATGTCagccaaaaaataaattttaatttctgccaGGAATACTAGTTTTTAAACTAATACTTGAGGGCCTCTAGAGGCAGCCAGGGCAAGCCTCAACTTCACATAGAACACAGGAGGACCCCTGGCCTTTGTGGCTGAACTCTGAGTATGAAGGCTGGGCCTTCCTGATCAGGAGCCAGGTTTCATTATGAACAGAGTAAATCCCAGTCTTGGGACTATGAACTACTCTTCCAGGAACAATCAGCCTAGGCTATCCCCAGAGAGGCCAGAGGGCCATGGGTGGCCGCCATCTTTCCCTGCCCCTCCCACTTACAGAAACCTGCTGGACTGGGACTGCACGGTTGTGCTCATCCCTTGCTTCCTATTGGGTGAGGGATGGGGTCCTGCAACGATTGGGGTGCCCTGGGAAGTTCCCTGGAGGCTAGGGCGTCTAAAGGAGCCAGCTGGGAAGAGTGCGAGCTTTCTCCAGGCTCTGTCTTCAGGCCAGAGACCTGCTGTCCAAGCAGcctcttctctgccttctgcctgcaCTGTGGATGCACACTGACAACAAGATCAAGGGAGCCGGGCCTGGACTGCCTGACCCTGCCTCAACCCTGACCACGCACTTGTGGCAGCAAGAGCCCAGCCCATCTGTTTACAAAAcagcagtttctcctccctccccccaaaaaaggatTTGCCTTTTGACAAAGGAAAACTGGTGAAGGAGGCTGCACAGCCCCTGCAGCCCAGCCCCAGGAGACAATGTCTGGCTCTTCCTGCCTGCCCATCAGGCAACCTCTTTGTGTTCCCACTACAGCTATCTGACTCGCTGGGCTCCCAAGTCCGTCAAGCCGATCTACAAGAGAGGCCACCGTTGGAACAAGGTGGGTATGGCTGTAGGGTCCCCACTCCTGAAGGACAATGTCTGCTACTCCAGAAGGCCTCTGAAGCTGATGCATTAATGGAGCAACACTGCTGAAGCCTGACTAGACCCTTCCAGAAGATGCACTTGCCCCTCCCACCAGAACCACTGTCCTTCACAAACAGCACAAGGATGTTGGAACTAACTTCTGTTCCTTGGATCTGCCCAGCTGTGGTGTTGGGAGCCTGGGGCAGCCAGGAGCTGGATCTCCTGGCCACTGTGGTCTTCTGACTGGCTGGGGCTGAGGTCAGAGCCGGGGCAGGAGACTTACCCAAGGAAATGGAATAAAGCAGGCTCTTTGCTTCCCCGTGTGGTCAGTGCTTACAAGTATGGACCTGTGCTAGTTCCCCGCCTGTGCAGGGTATGGAACTGTGCAGTGGGCCCTGCCAGTGTGGCTGGAGCAGGTCTGTCATCTGCTGGTGGGCACCACACTGTAGTCGGAGGCCTAGTGATTGTCAGTTACTAGTGGCTTACAGTTGAATCCAGGAACTTGAGCAGGCCTCTGAGCACCCCTTCCCATCTGTCTCCATCTGTCCACACTTGGTGCCTCTTTCATTAGCTCATCCCAGGCCTCTGCCTCTTGGTTCAGAATTACATTTCCTGGCCTTTCAGAGCCAGGTGACTAGATGCCAGAGAGACAAAGTGACAAAaattaggacaaaacaaacaggccCAGTGGTTGAACTTTATGAAATAGTGTTTCAAGTACACATAAATACCCAGCCTGCCCTCCTAGAGCATGAAGGGCAAGTCCATGTTCTTCTCGCCTGTGCCCACGTAGATGTAGCCGTAGCTCTTGGACCGGGGAGCGTGGTAGAAGGTGAGGCCCGGCCAGAGCAGGCTGCGCAGCACCACCAGCGCGTGGCCCCGCTCCATCTGGATGCTCCAGGACCCTGGAAGGGACAGACAGTGGAGAGGCTGGCACTGAGGTGCCACTGTGAACCTTGCTGTGCTGACTGCCACAGCCACTTGCTCATGACACAGGGAGGGAAGATAGTGAAACGGTGAGCCACCAAGCTGGGACTTAGGGGACCTGCAGGTGGCGGGGCTCCTTTACCTTGTTCCAGAGTAAATCTGACCTTGAGCCTCTGCTCTAAGACAGATGAGACACCCGGGGGCCAAGCTGAAGTTGGGCCATTTCAGGCCTCCACCTCAGTGGTCTTCCCAACTGCTGGTGGGTGGAGCCATGTCTGGTAGGAGGAGATCCCAGCTGCTGAGTCTGCCCCATGCTACTCAAGATCTCAAGACGCAGGCAGCTCAGCCCAGGCTGAGTGTAGCCAGGATGACTTGGCTGGAAGGGCCAGATCCAGCTCCAAGGGAGGGAGCCGCTGTGTGGGAGGAAGGAGCCTGGGAAAATCGCCTCTGGATGCAGATCTGGGCTTCTATTCCCCTGCGCACCGAGGCCTCTcccccaaaccagccacagccctgcTCTGGGCCCTGCCAGGAAGGCAAATAACTTTTGAAGGTTTTGGTACAGGACCAACCAGTTATGCTCGGAGGGCTGTTCTGAAGCCTTCATCAGTTGCCAGCTCAGCCCCGGTGCTGGCTCCCACCACTTGAGCTTCCCGCAGCCTACCTCCAACTATGGCCCACCCTGGTCACTCCACACCCAGCAGCCTCACGACTCAATCAGTTGCCACCCTCCAGGGGCCACCCTGCATCAGGGAAGCTTATCCCAGTGTAGCTAGCTGCCTGCCCAGGTCAAAACCAGAGCTTTCTGGGAGCATGGAGGTCCTGCTACCCCTGGTCCTGACTCCGCCATGCACAGGACAGTGACATCAAGGCCACGCCATGGGCTTATATTTTGCTTGGTCCACAGTGCCATCATCAAGAAGGAATTAAAACATCAAGTGAAACAAGCCCTGGTTGGTACAAACCTAGCTAACAGCTGTTCTTTGGGCTCCTGGAAACCTTGGTAGCTTTCTTGGTCACAAGCCTCCAGGAAACATTGCTTGAGCGGAGATGAGGTTGGAGTGTGACAGAACAGTGTCCCAGGGCCCCTATGTTTGATCCTTGACAACAAACAGAGCTGGGGCCCAGAGCATCATTTGGACAGCTTTCTACAGAGACCTAACCCCTCCTCAACCTTGGAGCCCACAGCTACACAGCCTCAGTGAGATAAGTAAGACCAGACTCTGATTGCTCTGCCCACCCAGGGAGGCTGGCTCATAGCTTCCCTCACCCAAGCACTAGCCTGGAGAAAACAGCCTAGGGTCTACCCCTAACCCCACTGCAGCCAGGCAGCTATCGGTTCAGCCAATAGCATGGTGGCATGGGGCCCCTCAGACCGGTACGTCTGCTCACCTCTTGCTTCCAGTAGATGGGGAGCAGAGGCTGAGATGAGAAGCCCAAGCCCAGCAACATGGGTAAACTGcaaggaagttaaaaaaatacagaagccAAGGAGGGCAGGGCCAAGCAGGCCAAAGCTGAGTTGCAGCACGCCAGGGGCTAGCCTCTTTGCCTTCCCCTGCATTCCCAGCATGCTCCTATCCTCTCTACCTCCCTGGTTCAGTCAGCTCATCATGGGgcagagggtgaggaggggggaaggagacacatgaccacacacacacacacatacacacacacacatgcatgctctcttcccttccccctcctctccctctctccctctgtgtcagCAGACACACAGTGTATACCTATCACCTTCACCTCTATCTCAACTGTGAATATGGAAAAACAGGGCCCAGCCAGCTATGAGAGCCCTTTGTAGAAATAGTCTGATGGCTCAGTCCCCAACCCCAGGTCTCCTCAGACCTGGCTTCCTCTCCAGAATCTCTGTACTCTGAGACTGGGGAGAGGATCAACCCTGGAACTCGGCAGCTGACCCTATGCAATTGGCAGGAGGTCCCCCTGAGCTTCCCAGTGCCGGGGTCTTGCCCACCTCCCCAGTGTGGGGCCCTAGGCTGGAATGGacttaattctcctgcctcccaggAAGAAAGGCTAATGTAAGGGGAGTAAGGGTCAAGCTGTCGAGGGGTGGGTAGTCTAAACCTCAGCCCCTGAACCTCAGCCCACGAAGCAATGGCCAGGAAGGACTGGGTAGATGGCTCAacagtaagagcactggctgctcttttaaaggactcaggtttaattcccagcacccacagcatgGCTTATGACCATCCAACACTGGTACCATGGTGGCCTGCACGGGCACTAGGTgagcatgtggtacacagatatacatgcaaacaaaatacccatacacataaaatgaaatttaaaaagtgactGCAGGCTCCTGAAAGCCATCATTCCCTTTACTACAAGGTAGAGTCAACCCTCCCAGAGGTGGGGGACCGCTTCTAAAAGACTTAGGAGCCATCAGCACACACCCCCATAAGGCTGATACCAGGGTGCCCATTCTCTTCCGGCTCCCTGTTCTCACTAACCACCAGCAGCTCTAAAGGTCAGTTTCCTGCTGCAGGACTCTTGCTGCCCTCTGCTGCCCACACTGGGCATTGCACTGAGTACTCTGACCCCCAGCTATACTTTCTGCCAGCTCCACCAGGCCACCTGCTGCCTCTACTGCCTACTCCTCTgtgcatccccccacccccacacatctTCCAGGAGAACTCCTGTGTTTCAGCCTTGCTTGATTGCTCTCAAACCCTCCTGACACAAGAGAGTTGTCTTTCTCATTCCAAGGGCACCTAAAGGGCTTGGCACGCAGGAGCTGCTCCATGCTCTGCTGACAGAGCGAAAGCTTAAGGAGTATTGAATAGCAGAGTCCCTGTGAGGAATCTGGCTGCCCAACCTACCACTCCACCTGCCTTCCAGTGCAAGCCCACACTCAGAGAAGTCTTAGCACCCATCAGCAGGATGATCTCGCAGGGATCCATCCCCACAAAACTTTCCATCCCAGGGCATTACAGGGCAGCTCATTGCCAAGATGTTGGCCTCGGGCACtatccctctcccttctcttcaccAACTCTGGTTCAGAGAGAAGCTATGGGCTCTGGGCTTCTCTGTGGGCACAGGGAGCAGGAGGCCCCCGACAAGGCCCACTTCAACCACATCTGCTCAGAGGTGACCAGAGCCATCTTGAACGACTGCTTCGGACTCAGAAAGCAATGTTCCTCCCTAAGTAGAAAGAGCTAAAGAACTACAGACTCCACCGTCCTAGCTAGGCATGGTATTGCAAGGGACTCCTCCAAGGATTCTAGTCCCCACTCTGCACAAGTCATCACCATTGCCGTCTGCCAGGCAGGAGAGCCACCCATTCAGCTCATTCAGATCTCTCACTAGAAGACAGTCTGAAAGGAAGCCAGAGTATGTCTGATAAGGGAGATTCATCCTAGCTCTAGTCAGTTTCCTTCTGTTGCCAGCTGGTCCCAGAAGCTACCCACCTACGACTATAAGCCCACACTCAAAGTGACTTGGCTTATGTGCCTCCATGTGGTGGAACCCAGCTGCTCAGGACCATCGTCCCTGGCACTGTTAGTGGCCTTACGACAGGAACCTGAGGGCTTGCTTGCCCTTCTCTATCCACCTGTACACACTGCCTTCTGATCACAGGCCTTCCTTTAAGCCTCCTCAACTCTTCCCACCAAAGGTTTCCAGAACTCCTAGGCctgaaaatcatatatatatgattgagatagataaatatatatatcatatatatatcacagacatatacatatatatatgattaaaatagataaatatatatatcatatatatatcacagacatatacatatatatatgattgagataaatatatatatcatatatatatcacagacatatacatatatatatgattgagatagataaatatatatatcatatatatatcacagacatatacatatatatatgattgagatagataaatatatatcatatatatatcacagacatatacatatatatatgattgagatagataaatatatatatcatatatatatcacagacatatacatatatatatgattgagatagataaatatatatatcatatatatatcacagacatatacatatatatatgattgagataaatatatattatatatatatcacagacatatacatatatatgattgagatagataaatatatatatcatatatatatcacagacatatacatatttgggtttttggttgggtggatggcacatacctttaatcccagcactcaggaagcagaggcaggtggttctctgcaaattcaaggctagcctggtctatagagtatattccaggacagccaggactacacagagaaaccctgtctcaaaataataataataataataataatatcagggtttcatgtagctcagctgacctagaatttactatgtagccaaggatgacattAAACGTCTGATCCTCCTACTACATAATTACACCTTGTCtcgaagaagaggaggaggaggatggctGTCAGCAGAGTTGGGTTGGATGTCAGGAAGTAGAGAGTTATGTCATCAAAGGACACAGGAACTAGAAAGACAGTAGGAGGAATGAATCCCAAAGGTCTAATGTAAACCATGGTGACTGCAGTTAACGGCGAGTATCTACAAATGCAGATCTATATGGatttagacacacacatgcagagagattTGACATAGGGCTGTGCACTGACGTCCAGGCATCCGAGTCCTGGGATGAcgagtgtgcaccaccacaggcAGCTTTATATTATACCCCTGGGAAACTCAGTGGCAGACAAGTGTGCTCCTTGGTGGAAAAAAACTTATCTGAAGCAATGCATCTGTTAGCTAGACTGAACTATtttataaagcatatatatatatattttttaaaacatcatagtGTTCattataaatatagttttatccattaaagaaaattaaagtaaagtttttaagttaaaatagcATGATGAGCAAGGTGACTTATCAGTTAATGTGCTATGACCAAGCCTGACCATCTGgttagatccctggaacccacagggtagaaggagagaaatgactcccacaagttgtcctgtgacccaCACATGTgatgacatgcacacacaaataaatccaTCCAAAAGTTTTGACTTAAAAATAACcattggccaggcagtggtggcacacacctttgaccccagcacttgggtggcagaggcaggtggatctctgagtttgaagctagtctggtctacagagtaagttccaggacagccaaggctacacagagaaaccctgtctcgaaaaagaaaaacaaacaaaaaaccaa
The nucleotide sequence above comes from Arvicanthis niloticus isolate mArvNil1 chromosome 17, mArvNil1.pat.X, whole genome shotgun sequence. Encoded proteins:
- the Mrps18a gene encoding large ribosomal subunit protein mL66 isoform X2 yields the protein MLVISAANREATPTPAQTHWALSYWRFQEIDLALFFQEKNLILSKDVLLLSQFIRPHGGMLPRSVTGLCREEHRKIEECVKMAHRAGLFPNHRPRLPEGCLPKEKPNLNRYLTRWAPKSVKPIYKRGHRWNKVGMAVGSPLLKDNVCYSRRPLKLMH